A genome region from Triticum aestivum cultivar Chinese Spring chromosome 2B, IWGSC CS RefSeq v2.1, whole genome shotgun sequence includes the following:
- the LOC123043160 gene encoding cysteine-rich receptor-like protein kinase 40 isoform X1: protein MHTFLLGRWASHWVGGIYPTEASRKWFLLRSFIPISLLSSQLLEDPSRVRSSQEMAASASGGRTEENKPSILSTLPKHLPLDFLKSITDQFSEKRVIGKGAFGTVYEGTVPDGETIAVKKLAENSPLPRDKAFNNEVQNIMALQHENVVKLVGYCHESQKKVVQNNGRYIVADIVESVLCYEYLPRGSLKKNLFGDTQMGWDTRFNIIKGICEGLLFVHSIPIVHMDLKPENILLDSNMVPKIADFGLSRLFGQEQTRMNTQNVVGSYGYIAPEYLYRGEISTKSDIYSLGVLILETTTREENCRGNKPSAEQFIKKVCENWTDQHIVSEYPSLKADCLRQIKKCIEIGLQCVETDRQRRPSIEEIIDQLNGRHPNLATRSY from the exons ATGCATACTTTTCTACTCGGTAGGTGGGCATCTCATTGGGTTGGTGGTATATATCCAACTGAGGCTAGCAGGAAGTGGTTCCTTCTCAGAAGCTTCATCCCCATTTCTCTGCTCTCTTCACAACTGCTAGAGGATCCCTCAAGAGTCCGATCTTCACAAG AAATGGCTGCTAGCGCTAGCGGAGGTAGAACTGAAGAGAACAAGCCGAGCATTTTAAGCACATTACCGAAGCATCTGCCATTAGACTTTCTGAAGAGTATCACAGATCAGTTCTCAGAGAAGCGTGTAATTGGTAAAGGCGCTTTTGGAACCGTTTATGAG GGAACTGTGCCAGATGGGGAAACCATCGCTGTCAAGAAACTTGCCGAAAATTCGCCCCTTCCACGAGATAAAGCATTTAATAATGAGGTTCAAAATATTATGGCTCTTCAACATGAGAATGTTGTAAAGTTGGTTGGTTACTGTCATGAAAGTCAAAAGAAAGTGGTGCAGAACAATGGAAGGTATATTGTTGCTGACATTGTTGAAAGTGTACTCTGCTATGAATATTTACCAAGAGGAAGCCTTAAGAAGAATCTTTTTG GAGATACCCAAATGGGCTGGGACACACGATTCAACATAATTAAGGGGATCTGCGAGGGTTTACTCTTTGTACACAGCATTCCTATTGTGCATATGGATCTTAAGCCCGAAAATATACTGCTGGATAGTAACATGGTACCGAAAATAGCGGATTTTGGTCTCTCACGACTCTTCGGTCAAGAACAAACACGGATGAACACACAAAACGTAGTGGGGTCATA TGGATACATTGCTCCAGAATATCTATACAGAGGTGAAATCTCCACAAAGTCGGACATATACAGTTTAGGTGTACTAATCCTGGAGACCACCACAAGAGAGGAGAATTGCCGCGGGAACAAACCATCTGCAGAACAATTTATTAAAAAA GTATGTGAAAATTGGACAGACCAGCACATCGTATCGGAGTACCCATCATTAAAAGCAGATTGCCTCCGACAAATAAAAAAATGCATCGAAATTGGACTGCAATGTGTTGAGACAGATCGGCAGAGGAGACCTTCCATAGAAGAAATTATCGACCAACTCAATGGACGACATCCTAATTTAGCTACAAGGTCATACTG A
- the LOC123043160 gene encoding cysteine-rich receptor-like protein kinase 40 isoform X2: MAASASGGRTEENKPSILSTLPKHLPLDFLKSITDQFSEKRVIGKGAFGTVYEGTVPDGETIAVKKLAENSPLPRDKAFNNEVQNIMALQHENVVKLVGYCHESQKKVVQNNGRYIVADIVESVLCYEYLPRGSLKKNLFGDTQMGWDTRFNIIKGICEGLLFVHSIPIVHMDLKPENILLDSNMVPKIADFGLSRLFGQEQTRMNTQNVVGSYGYIAPEYLYRGEISTKSDIYSLGVLILETTTREENCRGNKPSAEQFIKKVCENWTDQHIVSEYPSLKADCLRQIKKCIEIGLQCVETDRQRRPSIEEIIDQLNGRHPNLATRSY; encoded by the exons ATGGCTGCTAGCGCTAGCGGAGGTAGAACTGAAGAGAACAAGCCGAGCATTTTAAGCACATTACCGAAGCATCTGCCATTAGACTTTCTGAAGAGTATCACAGATCAGTTCTCAGAGAAGCGTGTAATTGGTAAAGGCGCTTTTGGAACCGTTTATGAG GGAACTGTGCCAGATGGGGAAACCATCGCTGTCAAGAAACTTGCCGAAAATTCGCCCCTTCCACGAGATAAAGCATTTAATAATGAGGTTCAAAATATTATGGCTCTTCAACATGAGAATGTTGTAAAGTTGGTTGGTTACTGTCATGAAAGTCAAAAGAAAGTGGTGCAGAACAATGGAAGGTATATTGTTGCTGACATTGTTGAAAGTGTACTCTGCTATGAATATTTACCAAGAGGAAGCCTTAAGAAGAATCTTTTTG GAGATACCCAAATGGGCTGGGACACACGATTCAACATAATTAAGGGGATCTGCGAGGGTTTACTCTTTGTACACAGCATTCCTATTGTGCATATGGATCTTAAGCCCGAAAATATACTGCTGGATAGTAACATGGTACCGAAAATAGCGGATTTTGGTCTCTCACGACTCTTCGGTCAAGAACAAACACGGATGAACACACAAAACGTAGTGGGGTCATA TGGATACATTGCTCCAGAATATCTATACAGAGGTGAAATCTCCACAAAGTCGGACATATACAGTTTAGGTGTACTAATCCTGGAGACCACCACAAGAGAGGAGAATTGCCGCGGGAACAAACCATCTGCAGAACAATTTATTAAAAAA GTATGTGAAAATTGGACAGACCAGCACATCGTATCGGAGTACCCATCATTAAAAGCAGATTGCCTCCGACAAATAAAAAAATGCATCGAAATTGGACTGCAATGTGTTGAGACAGATCGGCAGAGGAGACCTTCCATAGAAGAAATTATCGACCAACTCAATGGACGACATCCTAATTTAGCTACAAGGTCATACTG A